Within Kutzneria chonburiensis, the genomic segment GGATCAGCGCGTTCGACATCGACGCGCTGGCCTTCTCACACCTGCATCCCGACCACTGCGCCGACTTCAGCGCGCTGGCGGTGCTGCGGCGCTACCACCCGCAGCCGCCGTACCCACCGGAGCAGCGCCGGCTGCCGGTGTTCGGCCCGTCCGACACGGCCCGCCGGTTCGCCGCCCAGTACGCGCCCAACGACGCCGAGCGGCAGACCACCGACTTCTCCACGGTGTTCGACTTCCATCCGCTGACCGGCGAGACCGTGCAGATCGGCCCGCTGAAGGTGACGTCCGCGCTGGTCACCCACCCGTGCGAGGCCTACGGCTTCCGGATCGAGCACGACGGCCGGTCGCTGGTCTACTCCGGCGACACCGCGGCCTGCCCCGCCCTGGACGGCCTGTCCGCCGGCGTCGACCTGCTGCTGGCCGAGGCCACGTGGACCGACCTGCCCAGCCGCCCCGCGGACATGCACATGTCCGGCCGGCAGGCGGGGCAGACCGCGTGCCGGGCCGGTGCGGGCAGGCTCATGCTGACCCACGTCGCGCCGTGGACGGACCCGGAGGTCGTGCTGGCCGAGGCGCGCGGTGAGTTCGACGGCGAGGTGCTGCTCGCCGAGCAGGGCCGGTTCTACGAGGTCTGAATCACCCGCCTACGCCCTTCCAGACGGCCGAGGCGCCGCTGTCGCCGATCAGGTAGATCTCGTACGTCACCGCGACCGCGCTGGCGATCAGCGCGAGCGCCACGATGACCGTGATCACGCCCCAGAACCTCGACGCGGACGGGGCCTCCTCGACCATACCGGGAGTGGCGGCGACCTCCTCGTCCAGCTCCTCGATGCTGTGCACACCCGGGGCGACCGGCTGCTGACGGAGCGAGGCCGAGGGCGCCCGGACCGCGCGCACGCCGCCGGTGGCCCGCTCGCGGTCGGCGATCCGGCCCACGACCAGCAGCAGGAGCAGCATCACGCCGAAGGCGATCGCGTACGGCAGCAGGGCGTTGCCAAGGTCCCGGTGATGGGCCAGCCCGGGCGGCGACCCCTTGATCGAGTTGTACAGGGCCTCCCCGGCCTGCTGGGTGATCGGCACCGCGCCGATGCCCAGGACGGCCAGCACCAGCACCGGCAGCCAGTAGCGGCGGCGCCACTTCGGGACCACGGCGATGATGATGCTGCCGACCGCCGCCAGGGGCAGCAGCACGACGACGGCATGCACCAGCAGCGGGTGGAGCGGCAGCCCGTTGATGGTGAACGAGTTGTCGGCAAGGGTCATGACAACCTCACGTTGGGAGCGGCCCGGCGGTTCAATCGGGTGCCCGTAGGCTAGCCGCGTGGTTAGAGCAGACGGCCGAGGCGACGAGTCCCTCCGCGAGATCAAGATCACCCGTGGCTACCAGCAGTGGCCGGCCGGCTCCGTGCTGGTCGAGTTCGGCAACACCCGCGTGCTGTGCGCGGCCAGCGTCAACGAGGGCGTGCCGCGCTGGCGGGCCGGGTCCGGGCTCGGCTGGGTCACCGCCGAGTACGCCATGCTGCCGTCGGCCACCCACACCCGGGGTGACCGGGAGTCGGTCAAGGGCAAGATCGGCGGCCGCACCCACGAGATCAGCCGGCTGATCGGGCGGGCCCTGCGGGCCTGCATCGACCTGTCCGCGCTGGGCGAGAACACCATCGTCATCGACTGCGACGTGATCCAGGCCGACGGCGGCACCCGCACCGCGGCCATCACCGGCGCGTACGTGGCGCTGGCCGACGCCATCACGTGGTTGGACGCGGCTGGTCGGCTGGCCGACCCCAAGCCGCTGTCCTGCTCGGTGTCGGCGGTCAGCGTCGGCGTCATCGACGGCCGGGTGCGGTTGGACCTGCCGTACGAGGAGGACTCCCGGGCCGAGGTCGACATGAACGTGGTCGCCACCGACGCCGGCACGCTGGTCGAGGTGCAGGGCACCGGCGAGGGCGCCACCTTCGCCCGTTCCACCCTCGACCAGATGTTGGACCTGGCATTGGCCGGTTGCGCCGAGCTGACCCGCCTTCAGGCCGAGGCGTTGGCGCTGCCCTACCCGGGTCAGCTGCCGGAGCCGTCGCCCAAGGGACGGCGTCGGTCGTGACCAAGCTGCTGTTGGCCACCCGCAACGCCAAGAAGCTGGTGGAGCTGGACCGCATCATGGTCGCCGCGGACGTGCACGGGGTCGAGGTCATCGGCCTCGACGCCGTTGCCCCGTTCCCGGAGGCGCCCGAGACCGCGCCCGACTTCGAGGGCAACGCCTTGGCCAAGGCCCGCGACGCCGTCGCCGCCACCGGCCTGCCCGCCGTCGCCGACGACTCCGGCCTCACCGTCGACGCCCTCAACGGCATGCCCGGCGTGCTGTCGGCCCGTTGGTCCGGCCGCCACGGCGACGACTTGGCCAACCTCCAGCTCGTGCTCGCCCAGCTCGGCGACGTCCCCGACGACCGCCGCGGCGCCGCCTTCGTCAGCGCCGCTGCCCTCGTCCTGCCCGACGGCACCGAGGTCGTCGTCCGGGGTGAGTGGCGCGGGGCGTTGATCCGGGAATCCCGTGGCGCCAACGGTTTCGGCTACGACCCGATCTTCGTGCCGGAGGGCGGGACCCGCACCTCGGCCGAGATGGCCCCCGCCGAGAAGGACGCCCAGTCCCACCGCGGCCGCGCCCTACGCCTCCTGCTCCCCCACATCACCGCCGCCCTGACCTGATCCTCCCCCAATGCAGGGAAGGACGCCTTACCTGCGTCCAATGCAGGTAAGGCGTCCTTCCCTGCATCAGGGGGTCACCTCATTGGCGGAGCGACGCCCCAGCCCCAGTGGGGGACGGGCGCGTGCGGCACCGGGGTGGCATCCGGCTGCGAGTTGGACAACGCGATCCGCGTCCCCCACTCCAGGTAACCGGTGAACGCCGCCCGGAACTCCGGATCCGCCGGCAGGCCGACCTCGTCGGCGGCGTCCTGGAGCAGGCTCACCCAACGGCGGCGCTGCGGCTCAGTGATCGCTTTGCCCAGGTGCATACCGAGCATCGTCGAATACCCGCCGCGCTCCGCGGTGTACGCCGCCGGCCCGCCGAACACCTCGCCCAGCCACAGCGCCACCCGCCGCGGATGCTCGGTCGACATGCCCCGGAACAACGGCTCCAGCAGGTCGTCCTTCACCACCTCGCGATAGAAGGCCTCAGTCAGCTCGGTCAGGGCTTTCTCCCCGCCGGCCCAGTCGTACAGTGTCGGTTCGGTCTCACCCACGAGCAGCTCCTCCCCATTTGATCACCGCGCAGACGCAACCACCGCCGAGCGCGGCCGACAAGTACGCACTTTCCGGTAGGTAGCCAATGGAACGGCGTTACCACTGCCCGGTCGAGCTCACCCTCGACGTCGTCGGCGGCCGCTGGCGCGTGCTCATCCTGGCCCGCCTCAAGCAAGGCCCGCTGCGCTACGGCCAGCTGCGCCGGCTCATCCCGGACATCAGCGAGAAGATGCTCAACCAGCGCCTGCGCGAACTGGAAGCGGACGGCCTCTTGCTGCGCGACGCCAGCGAAAAGCCGGAGCTGCGCACGGATTACCGGCTCAGCCCGGAGGGCGAGACCCTGGCTCCGGTGTTGCAGAGCCTGTACGACTGGGGTCTCGCCCGGGCCGAGCGCACCGGCGTGGATGTCACGCCGGCTGGTGAGTGACCGACATCTGCACCACGAGCACGCCGGCCAGGATCAGCACCATGCCGCCGATCGTCAGCGCCGACACGGGTTCGGAGAACAGCACGCGGTTGGCCACCACGACCAGCGCGATGCCGCCGCCGGCCCACACCGCGTAGGTGACCGGCATCGGCATGCCCAGCCGGATCACCTGTGACTCCAGGTAGAAGGCGAGCGCGTAGCCGGCGATCAGGCCCAGCACGGGCAGCGGCTGGCTCAGGCCGTTGGACAGTTTCAACATGATCGTCGCGAACACCTCGGCGACGATGGCGAGGGCGAGCAGGATCCACATCAGCATTGCTGGTTCCAAGTTCGGGCGCGCACCAACGGCCGATGCCGCCGGGCGGCGGATCGGGGGTACGCGAAAGGGACCGCTGAACTCAGCGGCAAGCGGGATTAAGGCCGGTCAGGCCGGACTCAACCGCCGCGGGTCGGGAAGTGGACCCGCAGGACGAACTTGGAAGGACGCTCAGGACCGCTTGGTGTGGAGGAACCACACACGGCGTATCACCCTCACGTTGCACCGGGGCGGCCAGTCGCCAGCCCTCGGGCCCAGCTTACCCCATTCGGGGGCTCACAGCCCGGGCGCGAGCGCCGTGACCTCGTCGTTCACCGCTGCGGCGGCGGTCACCCAGTCGGTGCCGACCGGGAAAGACGCCAGCACAACCACGACAAATCGCCAGTCGGCGCCGACCAGACCACTGGTGTGCAACACCACGTCACGCGGACTCGTCGACCACCCCTGTTTGATCGCCCACGGCCGCGGCAGCGTCGGAATGCCGAAGTACTGGTCGAAACCGTCCGAGGCGTGCCGGGGAGCGGCCGCCAGCGCGTCCACGATCAGGTCGTTGTCCAGCACATGCCGGTAAATCGCGACCATGTCGGCGATGCCCAGCATCGTGTCGCCCCAGCGGCCCACGATCTCCGGCGGCCGGGTCGACGGCAGCGCCAGCCGCGCGGCCGTGCGCGTGACGATCGCCGGGCCGCCGTCGGCGTCCCACAGCTCGTTGGCCACGCCGTCGTCACTGGCCGACAGCATGCGCCACAACGCATCCCGCAGCGGCGGCTCGGCCGGCCGCCGCTCGAGCACGTCCAACGCGATCAGCAGCTTCACCAGCGAGGCGGACCGGAAACTCAGCTCCGCGCCCCGCCAGTGCAGTGCCCGATCGGCGACTCGGTCGTAGACCGCTACCGCGCGGCTCAGATGCCGAGATCCTTGCGCAGCTTGGCAACGTGGCCCGTCGCCCGCACGTTGTACGAGGCCTTGGCGATCTTGCCGTCGGCGTCGACGATGAACGTCGACCGGATCACGCCCATCACCGTGCGGCCGTAGTTCTGCTTCTCGCCGAAGACGGCCCAGCGCTGCATCACCGACTTGTCGGCGTCGGACAGCAGCGGGAAGGTCAGCCCCTCGGTGTCGCGGAACTTGGCCAGCTTCTCCACCTTGTCCGGGGAGACGCCCAGCACGGCGAAGCCGGCGTCGTTGAACTCGGCCAGGTTGTCCCGGAAGTCGCAGGCCTGCTTGGTGCAGCCCGGCGTCATCGCGGCCGGGTAGAAGTACACGACGACCTGCCGCCCGCGGTAGTCGGACAGCGCGACCTTGTTGCCGTCGCTGTCCAGGAGCGTGAAGTCCGGCGCCGTGTCGCCGACGGCCAGCCGCGTCTGCTCAGTCATAGCGCGAACGTAGCGTGCCGGTCTGACAATCGGCCTAGGCGGTCCCCGCGAACGCCGTCGCCGGCGCCCCGTCGACCACGTCCGGGCGAACCAGGATCCGCAGGTCGGTCGGCTGCTGCGGGACCGCGAAGGCCACCGTCAGCTGCACCGACCGGCCCGGCGGCAGATCGTCCTGCGCCGCCACGTAGCCGCCAAGGCCCTGCGCCGGATCCACGACCTCCTGCGCCGGCTGGCCGCCGATCGTCGCCTTGATCGCCAGCTGCGACGGCTTGTACGTCGAGGTCGTGCCGTTCTCCACCGTCAGCTCGAACACCGCCGCTCGGGCCGCCTGCGGGTAGGCCGTGCTGCTCGGGCGCTGCGACCGGGGCTGCGAGATCGTGATCGCCAGGCCGTTCGGCCAGGTCCGGCGGTCCCCGAACGCCGCATCCATGGTCTTCGTCACCTGGCCCGCCGTGGGATTCGCGCTGCTCTCCACCGCCGACAGCTGAGGGCCGCCCGCCGTGCCGCACCCGGCCAGCAGCGCCACGAGGCACGCCGCCCCGACCAGCCTGACGATCCGCACTGTCCCGCTCCCCTCAGCAACCTGTCCACCATGGCGGCCATCCGGGTGTCCGGGCCAACCGGTTACGACAGTCGCTGCACACCTGGTGCCGGGACGTGGCCAAGCCGTAACCGACTGACGACGGAGTGTGGGCGACCCCACAGCCTCTTGTCGTACTTCGCCCGTGCGGCGACAGCCGGTTGGTCCACATTGGTGACTCGGGCATCGCCGATCGTCTCGGCACGCGACCTGGGGGTATCCGGCGTCATACAGTCGTGGGCGTGACTTCAGCCGACTCCACGGTCGCCGGCAGGCCGTTGCGTGCCGACGCCCGGCGCAACCGCGCCCGGGTGCTGGAAGTGGCCCAGCAGGTGTTCGCCGAGGAGGGCCTGGCCGTGCCGATCGACGAGATCGCGCGGCGGGCCGGGGTCGGGGTCGGCACCGTCTACCGGCACTTCCCGACCAAGGAAGCGCTGTTCGTGGCGATCATCGTGGAGCGGCTGCGCGGGGTC encodes:
- a CDS encoding MBL fold metallo-hydrolase, which translates into the protein MKLTIIGCSGSVPGPAAPAPCYLVEADGFRLVLDLGNGALAALQARISAFDIDALAFSHLHPDHCADFSALAVLRRYHPQPPYPPEQRRLPVFGPSDTARRFAAQYAPNDAERQTTDFSTVFDFHPLTGETVQIGPLKVTSALVTHPCEAYGFRIEHDGRSLVYSGDTAACPALDGLSAGVDLLLAEATWTDLPSRPADMHMSGRQAGQTACRAGAGRLMLTHVAPWTDPEVVLAEARGEFDGEVLLAEQGRFYEV
- a CDS encoding DUF2231 domain-containing protein encodes the protein MTLADNSFTINGLPLHPLLVHAVVVLLPLAAVGSIIIAVVPKWRRRYWLPVLVLAVLGIGAVPITQQAGEALYNSIKGSPPGLAHHRDLGNALLPYAIAFGVMLLLLLVVGRIADRERATGGVRAVRAPSASLRQQPVAPGVHSIEELDEEVAATPGMVEEAPSASRFWGVITVIVALALIASAVAVTYEIYLIGDSGASAVWKGVGG
- the rph gene encoding ribonuclease PH; translated protein: MVRADGRGDESLREIKITRGYQQWPAGSVLVEFGNTRVLCAASVNEGVPRWRAGSGLGWVTAEYAMLPSATHTRGDRESVKGKIGGRTHEISRLIGRALRACIDLSALGENTIVIDCDVIQADGGTRTAAITGAYVALADAITWLDAAGRLADPKPLSCSVSAVSVGVIDGRVRLDLPYEEDSRAEVDMNVVATDAGTLVEVQGTGEGATFARSTLDQMLDLALAGCAELTRLQAEALALPYPGQLPEPSPKGRRRS
- the rdgB gene encoding RdgB/HAM1 family non-canonical purine NTP pyrophosphatase is translated as MTKLLLATRNAKKLVELDRIMVAADVHGVEVIGLDAVAPFPEAPETAPDFEGNALAKARDAVAATGLPAVADDSGLTVDALNGMPGVLSARWSGRHGDDLANLQLVLAQLGDVPDDRRGAAFVSAAALVLPDGTEVVVRGEWRGALIRESRGANGFGYDPIFVPEGGTRTSAEMAPAEKDAQSHRGRALRLLLPHITAALT
- a CDS encoding group II truncated hemoglobin, which translates into the protein MGETEPTLYDWAGGEKALTELTEAFYREVVKDDLLEPLFRGMSTEHPRRVALWLGEVFGGPAAYTAERGGYSTMLGMHLGKAITEPQRRRWVSLLQDAADEVGLPADPEFRAAFTGYLEWGTRIALSNSQPDATPVPHAPVPHWGWGVAPPMR
- a CDS encoding winged helix-turn-helix transcriptional regulator, translated to MERRYHCPVELTLDVVGGRWRVLILARLKQGPLRYGQLRRLIPDISEKMLNQRLRELEADGLLLRDASEKPELRTDYRLSPEGETLAPVLQSLYDWGLARAERTGVDVTPAGE
- a CDS encoding DMT family transporter — protein: MLMWILLALAIVAEVFATIMLKLSNGLSQPLPVLGLIAGYALAFYLESQVIRLGMPMPVTYAVWAGGGIALVVVANRVLFSEPVSALTIGGMVLILAGVLVVQMSVTHQPA
- the bcp gene encoding thioredoxin-dependent thiol peroxidase, whose product is MTEQTRLAVGDTAPDFTLLDSDGNKVALSDYRGRQVVVYFYPAAMTPGCTKQACDFRDNLAEFNDAGFAVLGVSPDKVEKLAKFRDTEGLTFPLLSDADKSVMQRWAVFGEKQNYGRTVMGVIRSTFIVDADGKIAKASYNVRATGHVAKLRKDLGI